One Synechocystis sp. LKSZ1 genomic window, AATAAATGCCTTGACGCCTGGTGCGACCTGACGGCCCTGGGCCAACTTGGCGGCTTCCTGGAGGTCACTCAGACGGCCGTTGGTACAACTACCCACAAAACAAACATCAATGGGGATTCCCTTCAGGGACTGGCCCGGTTGGAGTTGCATATACTGATAGGCCTCCTGAGCAATGGCCCGTTGCTCGGGGTCGAGACTCTCCGGGCTAGGAATGGGTTCACTAATACCAATGCCCTGGCCAGGGGTAATGCCCCAAGTGACCGTGGGTTCAATCTCGCTGGCTTCAAAGCGCACCACGTCGTCGTAAACCGCATCGACGTCACTGGCTAGGCCCTGCCACCAGGCCACCGCTTTATCCCAGTCCTGGCCACGAGGGGCAAAGTCTCGATCCTTGAGGTAGGCAAAGGTGATGGCGTCGGGATTGACGTAGCCACAACGGGCGCCCCCTTCAATGGACATATTACAAACCGTCATCCGTTCTTCCATGGTCATGGCCGCAAAAGTAGAGCCAGCGTATTCATAGGCGTACCCCACCCCGCCGTTTACCCCTAGTTTACGGATAATGTGCAAAATCACATCTTTGGCATAAACGCCGGGGGCCAGCGGGCCATTCACTTCAATTTTGCGTACCTTGAGCTTAGCCAAGGCCAGGGTCTGGGAAGCTAGCACATCCCGCACTTGAGACGTCCCAATGCCCAAAGCAATCGCTCCAAAGGCCCCGTGGGTGGAGGTATGGGAATCACCACAGGCAATGGTCATGCCGGGTTGGGTTAGGCCCTGTTCTGGGGCAATGACGTGGACAATGCCTTGGCTACCGGAACCGATGTTATAGAAGCGAATCCCCTGTTCTTGAACATTGCGCTCCAGGGCCTGGATCATTTCTTCCGCTAAACCGTCTTGGAAGGGCCGGGCCTGGTTCTCGGTGGGAACAATGTGGTCTACCGTGGCCACAGTCCGTTCTGGGTACAAAACTTTTAGGCCCCGCTCCCGGAGCATGGCAAAGGCCTGGGGACTGGTCACTTCATGGATCAGGTGTAGGCCAATGAACAGTTGGGTCTGGCCCGAGGGGAGGGTCTGGACGGTATGCAAATCCCAAACTTTATCAAACAAGGTTCTTTCACTCATCATCCCTCTCCCTAACACGGTGTGGCGATACTCGGCTTCTTATTTTAGCGGTTTCCGGGAACCTCCGGGCACGGTGACTGCCAAGCCCGGGCTTGGTTGAGGGAAAGGGGCTTAGCAAACAGATAACCCTGGCCATAGGCACAGCCCATCTCCGCCAAAAGACTGGCCTGAGCCAGGGTCTCGACCCCTTCCGCTACCACGGTCATACCCAGGGCCGCCGCTAAATTGATCACCGCTTGACAAATACTGCGGCTATTGCTGTGGTGTTCCAGACCTTGAACAAAGGATTTATCGATCTTGACTGTATCCAGTTTGTATTCATTGAGATATTGCAGGCTGGAGTAACCCGTGCCAAAGTCATCTAACGCCAACAAAAAGCCCTCCTGACGACAAGCTTGTACCCAATGCATGGCCATATCTCGATTGAAGAGGGCCCGTTCTAGAATTTCCAATTTGATCTGCTGGGGTTTAACACCTAATGTTTTTGCCGTCTCCAATAGGCCGGGGACAAAATCTCCTCCTTCAATTTGACGACTGGCAATATTGAAACTCATGAACAAGGGATGAGCATGCTGGGTCTGGAGTTGCTTTAGGTCGGTTAGGCCCTGTTGAATCACCCATTGCCCCAGGGGAATAATCAGCGAAGTGGCCTCGGCCAGGGGAATAAAAATATCGGGACGAATCAAGCCTCGCCGAGGACTCTGCCAACGGATCAGGGCCTCGAAGCCTTCCAGGCGGTTTGTCCGTAAATTAACAATGGGTTGGTAGGCCAAGCTAAATTGCCCTTGGTGGAGGGCCTCCCGTAACTCTCCTTCCATGCGAATCAGATCCACGGCTTCACCAATGCGGGCCGATAAACTCTGTTCTGCTTCAGCCGCGGGATAGAGGGTTAGAGATTGTTCCGGCTTGGCCCCGCGGAAATGGGTGGTTTCTGACCGAAAATAGCGTAAAACGACCAGAAGTAATAGACGGAGAATTGGATCTGCTTCCTGGATGCGTTGTTTAACTTGCTCGTTGGTGACCACCATGAGCAAACAATCCGTCTGGGCCGTTGCCGAGGCGGAACGCGGCTTTTGATCCACCAGGGCCAATTCCCCAAAGAGACTGCCCTTGCTCAGCACATTGAGCACTAGCCTTTGGCCCTGTACTGTTGTCCAGATCTCGACTTCTCCTTCTTCGATGATGTAGGCAAAGTCCCCCACTTCCCCTTCTCGGAAGATAGTATCCCCCGCTTTGAAAGGGCGGACGGGAAGGGACTGGAGTAATGAGTAGGGCATGGCAAACGGTTTTGAGCAGGATTCTAGAAAAGTGAGGTAAAAACGAGCGAGTCGGGCAGCTTCGATGAGTTTACGATAGCCTATCGACTGGAGGGATCAGTTAAGGTGAAAGATGTAGATCTCTAACGTTAGATCAAGTTTAGTGAGTGAATTTTTTAGCGAGACTGCAACCCCTCAAAATTATCTGGTAGTCGGGGCCTCTGGGGGAATTGGCCTGGGCTTTGTACGTTATCTGTTAGCCCAACCTCATTTCCTTCAAAGCTCGAACCAGTTGGTGGCCACCTATCGACGTTGGAGTCCGGCCCTGGCCGAACTCCAGGCCCAGTTTCCCCAGCATCTCCAATGTTGGCCCTTGGATATTACGCAGGAAACCCAGATCGCGGATTTAGCGGCAAACCTACATTCTCTACCGGCCTTGCATGGCGTTATTAATTGTGTGGGTCTGCTCCATGACGAGCACCTACAACCCGAAAAAAGCCTGCGTCACCTCAATGGGGAAAATTTGCAACGTTACTTTTCGGTCAATAGCATTGGCCCTGTCCTGCTAGCCAAGTACCTCCTGCCCCTTCTACGCCATGGGGAACCGAGCCTCTTTGCTACCCTTTCCGCCAAGGTCGGCAGTATTGGTGATAATGCCTTGGGGGGATGGTACGGCTACCGGGCCTCGAAGGCCGCCCTGAATATGTTTTTACGCACGACGGCCATTGAATACCAGCGGGTGGCCCCCCAGGTGGTAATCGTTCTGCTCCATCCCGGAACAACGGCAACGGCATTGTCCCGGCCCTTTCAAAAAAATGTGCCTCCTGAAAAGCTGTTTGCTGTGGAGCGCACCGTTGCTCAACTGATTCAGGTTCTGGCTCCGCTGACTCCGGCCGATAGTGGCTCGTTTCTGTCCTGGGATGGTTCCCGTCTGCCTTGGTAGCCTTTTCGGTTGAGACGAAGAGAGCTAGCGAACTGGCCCTGGGCGCGGGCAGAATAGATGTTATATCCAATCTCTCATACCTGACGACACCACTGACCCCACCCGTTCTCCCCTTCACAAGGGGAGGTGCCAGAGGCGGAGAGGGAAAGAGCGGGAAATCTAACTTGGAGGATTGGTATTATCGGCCCTCAATCCTTAACCCCCCTATGGAATTTCAAGAAAGTCTCAAAATGGCCGTCTCCATGCTGATGGCCAACAAACTACGGAGCACCCTGA contains:
- the leuC gene encoding 3-isopropylmalate dehydratase large subunit, translating into MSERTLFDKVWDLHTVQTLPSGQTQLFIGLHLIHEVTSPQAFAMLRERGLKVLYPERTVATVDHIVPTENQARPFQDGLAEEMIQALERNVQEQGIRFYNIGSGSQGIVHVIAPEQGLTQPGMTIACGDSHTSTHGAFGAIALGIGTSQVRDVLASQTLALAKLKVRKIEVNGPLAPGVYAKDVILHIIRKLGVNGGVGYAYEYAGSTFAAMTMEERMTVCNMSIEGGARCGYVNPDAITFAYLKDRDFAPRGQDWDKAVAWWQGLASDVDAVYDDVVRFEASEIEPTVTWGITPGQGIGISEPIPSPESLDPEQRAIAQEAYQYMQLQPGQSLKGIPIDVCFVGSCTNGRLSDLQEAAKLAQGRQVAPGVKAFIVPGSERVKQAAEAEGLDQIFKQAGFEWREAGCSMCLAMNPDKLQGNQISASSSNRNFKGRQGSATGRTLLMSPAMVVAAAVTGRVTDVRKLLA
- a CDS encoding EAL domain-containing protein — encoded protein: MPYSLLQSLPVRPFKAGDTIFREGEVGDFAYIIEEGEVEIWTTVQGQRLVLNVLSKGSLFGELALVDQKPRSASATAQTDCLLMVVTNEQVKQRIQEADPILRLLLLVVLRYFRSETTHFRGAKPEQSLTLYPAAEAEQSLSARIGEAVDLIRMEGELREALHQGQFSLAYQPIVNLRTNRLEGFEALIRWQSPRRGLIRPDIFIPLAEATSLIIPLGQWVIQQGLTDLKQLQTQHAHPLFMSFNIASRQIEGGDFVPGLLETAKTLGVKPQQIKLEILERALFNRDMAMHWVQACRQEGFLLALDDFGTGYSSLQYLNEYKLDTVKIDKSFVQGLEHHSNSRSICQAVINLAAALGMTVVAEGVETLAQASLLAEMGCAYGQGYLFAKPLSLNQARAWQSPCPEVPGNR
- a CDS encoding SDR family NAD(P)-dependent oxidoreductase, coding for MSEFFSETATPQNYLVVGASGGIGLGFVRYLLAQPHFLQSSNQLVATYRRWSPALAELQAQFPQHLQCWPLDITQETQIADLAANLHSLPALHGVINCVGLLHDEHLQPEKSLRHLNGENLQRYFSVNSIGPVLLAKYLLPLLRHGEPSLFATLSAKVGSIGDNALGGWYGYRASKAALNMFLRTTAIEYQRVAPQVVIVLLHPGTTATALSRPFQKNVPPEKLFAVERTVAQLIQVLAPLTPADSGSFLSWDGSRLPW